A genomic stretch from Bradyrhizobium sp. 195 includes:
- a CDS encoding response regulator: protein MAPALPDGSSCPADVLVVEDDPIIAIDFEDRLLGFGVSHVRTAGSVTQALDAIDKRAPDFALLDVELTRETSFAVAERLVAMKIPFVFVTGYGAEVRIPAEFSGLPRLQKPCSSDALEAALRTRGA, encoded by the coding sequence ATGGCACCTGCACTTCCCGACGGCTCATCCTGTCCTGCCGACGTCCTGGTCGTGGAGGACGATCCGATCATTGCGATTGATTTCGAGGACCGCCTGCTCGGATTTGGCGTGAGCCATGTGCGTACCGCCGGGTCGGTGACGCAGGCGCTGGACGCGATCGACAAGCGCGCCCCCGATTTCGCACTGCTTGACGTCGAGCTGACCCGCGAGACCAGCTTTGCGGTCGCCGAGCGGCTGGTCGCGATGAAGATCCCGTTCGTGTTCGTCACCGGCTATGGCGCCGAGGTACGCATCCCGGCCGAATTCTCCGGTCTGCCACGCTTGCAGAAGCCGTGTTCGAGCGACGCGCTGGAGGCGGCGTTGCGCACGCGCGGCGCCTGA
- a CDS encoding flavin monoamine oxidase family protein — protein sequence MSLPSSVDVAIIGAGAAGLGAAHALAGRGLVVIVLEARNRLGGRAWTVQASPEVTFDVGCGWLHSADKNSFVTIAKQLGFELNKDLPPWRERAYGNAFPQSERDDFLRAMDTFYERLWQAAQKGKDEPASLSLEPGNRWNPMIDAVSTYINGCELKDMSTLDWDTYEDSDLNWRVRRGYGALIAAYGASCPVALNCKVGLIDHSDKRIRIETSQGTLTADKVIVTVPTNLIADEAIRFSPPLPSKVDAAAGLPLGVDDKVTLALEDAEAFPKEGNLRGATMRTEMGTYHIRPFGQPCIEGFFGGSFARALEDSGEGAIAAHGIDEIAGFLGNDIRRKLKPLYESRWAHDPFARGSYSHALPGHAGDRAVLAAPVDGRLFFAGEATSPTFFTTAHGARDSGERAAREVLAARGKP from the coding sequence ATGTCCCTCCCCTCCTCCGTCGACGTCGCGATCATCGGCGCTGGCGCCGCCGGCCTCGGCGCGGCGCATGCGCTGGCGGGCCGCGGCCTCGTCGTGATCGTGCTGGAGGCGCGTAACAGGCTCGGCGGCCGGGCCTGGACCGTGCAGGCCTCGCCTGAAGTGACCTTCGACGTCGGCTGCGGCTGGCTGCACTCGGCGGACAAGAACTCCTTCGTCACAATCGCGAAACAGCTGGGTTTCGAGCTCAACAAGGACCTGCCGCCCTGGCGCGAGCGCGCTTATGGCAACGCGTTTCCGCAAAGCGAGCGCGACGATTTCCTGCGCGCGATGGATACGTTCTACGAGCGCCTCTGGCAGGCCGCGCAAAAGGGCAAGGACGAGCCCGCGAGCCTGAGCCTGGAGCCCGGCAATCGCTGGAATCCGATGATCGACGCGGTCTCGACCTACATCAACGGCTGCGAATTGAAAGACATGTCGACGCTGGACTGGGATACCTATGAGGACAGTGATCTCAACTGGCGCGTCCGGCGCGGCTATGGCGCGCTGATTGCCGCCTATGGCGCCTCCTGCCCGGTGGCGTTGAACTGCAAGGTCGGGCTGATCGATCATTCGGACAAGCGCATCCGGATCGAGACATCTCAGGGCACGCTGACTGCCGACAAGGTGATCGTCACCGTCCCGACCAACCTGATTGCCGATGAGGCGATCCGCTTCTCACCGCCCTTGCCGTCCAAGGTCGACGCAGCAGCCGGCCTGCCGCTCGGCGTCGACGACAAGGTGACGCTGGCGCTCGAAGACGCCGAAGCCTTCCCGAAGGAAGGCAATTTGCGCGGCGCAACCATGCGCACCGAGATGGGCACCTACCACATCCGCCCGTTCGGCCAGCCCTGCATCGAAGGTTTCTTCGGCGGCAGCTTTGCGCGCGCGCTGGAGGATTCCGGCGAAGGCGCCATTGCCGCGCATGGCATCGACGAGATCGCCGGCTTCCTCGGCAACGACATCCGCCGCAAGCTGAAGCCGCTGTATGAGTCGCGCTGGGCCCACGATCCGTTTGCGCGGGGATCGTATTCGCACGCGCTGCCCGGCCACGCCGGCGACCGCGCGGTGCTGGCTGCGCCGGTGGATGGGCGGCTGTTCTTTGCGGGCGAGGCGACGTCGCCGACTTTCTTCACGACGGCGCATGGCGCGCGGGACAGTGGGGAGCGGGCGGCGCGGGAAGTGCTGGCGGCTCGAGGCAAGCCGTAG
- a CDS encoding prolipoprotein diacylglyceryl transferase family protein, translating into MSGAVLHTIFDILAWLAAAVAVYWLSRRRLQFPAQSFELPYIAALVFGAGLGAYLFGSANLWLSGQSGIARSVEGALAGGIVAIELYKWSAGITVRTGARFALPLALGIAIGRLGCYFAGLDDFTYGTPTALPFGHDFGDGVLRHPVQLYESAAMAVFALLYVPAVLNRNASVITNGFYLVLAYYGAQRFLWEFLKPYGPLIGPLTLFHLLSLSILLYAAFMLATAPKARPVHERAVA; encoded by the coding sequence ATGAGCGGGGCCGTTCTTCACACCATCTTCGACATCCTGGCGTGGCTGGCGGCGGCCGTCGCCGTCTACTGGCTGTCGCGGCGGCGCCTGCAGTTTCCGGCACAATCCTTCGAGCTGCCCTATATTGCCGCGCTGGTGTTCGGTGCGGGTCTCGGCGCCTATCTGTTCGGCTCGGCCAATCTGTGGTTGTCGGGTCAGAGCGGCATTGCGCGCTCGGTGGAGGGCGCCCTGGCTGGCGGCATCGTGGCGATCGAGCTCTACAAATGGTCCGCGGGGATCACGGTCCGAACCGGCGCGCGGTTTGCGCTGCCGCTGGCGCTCGGCATCGCGATCGGCCGGCTCGGCTGCTACTTCGCCGGCCTTGACGATTTCACCTATGGTACGCCGACCGCGCTGCCCTTCGGCCATGATTTCGGTGACGGCGTTCTGCGCCATCCCGTGCAGCTCTATGAGAGCGCGGCCATGGCCGTATTCGCTCTGCTCTATGTGCCGGCGGTCTTGAACCGGAACGCCTCTGTGATCACCAATGGTTTCTACCTGGTGCTCGCCTATTACGGAGCGCAACGCTTTCTGTGGGAATTCCTCAAACCCTACGGCCCGCTGATCGGTCCCCTCACCCTGTTTCACCTGCTGTCGCTGTCCATCCTGCTCTACGCCGCATTCATGCTGGCGACGGCCCCCAAAGCGAGACCTGTGCATGAACGCGCCGTTGCGTAA
- a CDS encoding alpha/beta hydrolase family protein, which yields MRLLNTIALLSLLALLTAPPLCAQVAFGPSGEEGEPLRRQEWLVPSPDTGIAAHALLFRPAGAGPFRLAVIAHASTQNGLRRAQMPQPEYRPLATYLVARGFAVLVPERLGHGATGGRYVEDQGGCDEADYARSGRATAEQIWLALDHLRKQDFIRKEAAIVIGHSAGGWGVLALANADPKAISAITVFAPGRGGHANDEPNRICAPHSLRAAAAEFGRGARIPVTWLVADNDSYFSPAFSRALVDAFRSSGGKADFRALPAVGSEGHWLIESEAGVKAASDALGRALNPAMPMATKKPRDDR from the coding sequence ATGCGGCTCCTCAACACCATCGCGCTCCTGTCTCTGCTGGCCTTGCTGACTGCGCCGCCTTTGTGCGCTCAGGTCGCGTTTGGCCCATCGGGAGAGGAGGGCGAACCGCTTCGCCGACAGGAATGGCTTGTGCCTTCGCCGGATACCGGCATTGCCGCGCATGCCCTGCTGTTTCGCCCCGCAGGCGCAGGTCCGTTCCGGCTTGCGGTGATCGCACACGCCTCGACGCAGAATGGCTTGCGTCGTGCGCAGATGCCGCAGCCGGAATACCGTCCGCTCGCCACCTATCTCGTCGCGCGCGGTTTTGCCGTGCTGGTGCCGGAGCGGCTCGGCCATGGTGCAACCGGCGGGCGTTATGTCGAGGACCAGGGTGGATGTGACGAGGCCGACTATGCGCGTTCGGGCCGTGCAACGGCCGAGCAAATCTGGCTCGCGCTGGATCATTTGCGGAAGCAGGATTTCATTCGCAAGGAGGCCGCCATCGTGATCGGCCATTCCGCCGGCGGCTGGGGCGTGCTGGCACTCGCCAATGCCGATCCGAAAGCGATCTCCGCGATCACGGTGTTCGCGCCGGGCCGCGGCGGCCATGCCAATGACGAGCCGAACCGCATCTGCGCGCCACACTCGCTTCGTGCCGCCGCTGCGGAGTTCGGAAGGGGCGCACGCATTCCTGTCACGTGGCTCGTCGCGGATAACGACAGTTATTTCTCGCCGGCATTTTCGAGAGCGTTGGTCGATGCGTTTCGCAGCAGCGGCGGCAAGGCCGATTTTCGCGCCTTGCCGGCCGTCGGCAGCGAGGGGCATTGGTTGATCGAGAGCGAAGCCGGGGTCAAAGCCGCAAGCGACGCGCTCGGGCGTGCGCTGAACCCGGCAATGCCAATGGCGACGAAGAAGCCGCGGGACGATCGCTGA
- a CDS encoding Crp/Fnr family transcriptional regulator, which produces MDARIGTTTEVDSRPANNLLRRLNAADYALLAPDVSVEDCSASQLLYNPGDDVQVVHFPCGPSLATFLVPNEDGRDVETILVGREGAVGGIVSEGFLPAYTRICVKFGGPFARVHVAKLEAAKLRSASLRNIFARYADCMLAQIFQSTACNAIHSIEQRTAKWILAAMERTGDENSVPLTHEQLATLLGVGRSYASRVLQSFKAERILDTRRGSILVRSRDGLRLRACLCNDAVKMHFEEVLRGVYPTEEREAG; this is translated from the coding sequence ATGGATGCGCGTATCGGCACTACAACCGAGGTCGACAGTCGGCCGGCTAACAATCTGTTACGGCGCCTGAACGCGGCGGATTACGCGTTGCTTGCGCCCGACGTCTCCGTCGAGGACTGCTCGGCCAGCCAGCTGCTCTACAATCCCGGCGACGACGTCCAGGTCGTCCACTTCCCCTGTGGTCCCTCGCTCGCGACCTTTCTCGTCCCCAACGAGGACGGCCGCGACGTCGAAACCATCCTGGTCGGCCGCGAGGGCGCGGTGGGCGGCATCGTTAGCGAGGGATTCCTGCCGGCCTATACCCGGATCTGCGTGAAATTCGGCGGGCCGTTTGCGCGCGTTCATGTCGCCAAGCTGGAAGCGGCCAAGCTGCGCTCGGCGTCGTTGCGCAACATCTTCGCCCGCTATGCCGATTGCATGCTGGCGCAGATCTTCCAGTCGACCGCCTGCAACGCGATCCATTCGATCGAGCAGCGGACCGCCAAATGGATCCTGGCGGCGATGGAGCGGACCGGCGACGAGAACAGCGTACCCCTGACGCACGAACAGCTTGCGACGCTGCTCGGCGTTGGCCGCAGCTATGCCAGCCGCGTGCTTCAGTCGTTCAAGGCAGAACGGATTCTCGACACCAGGCGCGGATCGATCCTGGTTCGCAGCCGCGACGGCCTGAGGCTTCGCGCCTGCCTGTGCAACGACGCGGTGAAAATGCACTTCGAGGAGGTGCTGCGCGGCGTCTATCCGACCGAGGAGCGAGAGGCCGGATAA
- the typA gene encoding translational GTPase TypA translates to MNLRNVAIIAHVDHGKTTLVDKLLQQSGTFRENQKVTDRAMDSNDLERERGITILAKAASVQWKDTRVNIVDTPGHADFGGEVERILNMVDGALVLVDAAEGPLPQTKFVVSKALKVGLKPIVVINKVDRPDARPTEVINEVFDLFAALDASEEQLDFPILYGSAKQGWMAESPEGPKDKGMEPLFDLILNHVAPPKVEEGPFKMIGTILEANPYLGRIITGRISSGVLKPNQQVKVLNAEGKLVESGRITKILAFRGLERTPLDEAEAGDIVAIAGLTKGTVADTFCDPTVDVPLPAQPIDPPTVSMSFIVNNSPLAGTEGDKVTSRMIRDRLLREAEGNVALRVVEASDKDAMEVSGRGELQLAILIETMRREGFELSVSRPRVVYQKDEATGATMEPIEEVVIDVDEEHSGVVVQKMSERKSELIEMKPSGGNRQRLVFYAPTRGLIGYQGELLTDTRGTAIMNRLFHGYAPYKGEIQGRRNGVLISNDQGEAVAYAMFKLEDRGPMMIEPGWKVYKGMIVGEHTRDNDLEINVLKGKQLTNIRTTSKDEAVRLTPPIRMTLEKALAYIEDDELVEVTPKSIRLRKKHLDPNERKRAEKAKEAVA, encoded by the coding sequence ATGAACCTCCGTAACGTCGCCATCATCGCCCACGTCGACCACGGCAAGACGACCCTGGTCGACAAGCTCCTCCAGCAGTCCGGCACGTTCCGCGAAAACCAGAAGGTGACCGATCGCGCCATGGACTCCAACGATCTGGAGCGTGAGCGCGGCATCACCATCCTGGCCAAGGCAGCCTCGGTGCAGTGGAAGGACACCCGCGTCAACATCGTCGACACCCCGGGCCACGCCGACTTCGGCGGTGAGGTCGAGCGCATCCTGAACATGGTGGACGGCGCGCTGGTGCTGGTCGACGCCGCCGAAGGCCCGCTGCCGCAGACCAAGTTCGTGGTTTCCAAGGCGCTCAAGGTCGGCCTCAAGCCGATCGTCGTCATCAACAAGGTCGATCGCCCCGACGCGCGCCCGACCGAAGTCATCAACGAGGTGTTCGACCTGTTCGCGGCGCTCGACGCCAGCGAGGAGCAGCTCGACTTCCCGATTCTCTACGGGTCGGCGAAGCAGGGCTGGATGGCCGAAAGCCCTGAAGGTCCGAAGGACAAGGGCATGGAGCCGCTGTTCGACCTGATCCTGAACCACGTCGCGCCGCCGAAGGTCGAGGAAGGTCCGTTCAAGATGATCGGCACCATCCTGGAAGCCAATCCCTATCTCGGCCGCATCATCACCGGCCGCATCTCGTCGGGCGTGCTCAAGCCGAACCAGCAGGTCAAGGTGCTCAACGCCGAGGGCAAGCTGGTCGAGTCCGGGCGCATCACCAAGATCCTGGCGTTCCGCGGTCTCGAGCGCACGCCGCTCGATGAAGCCGAAGCCGGCGACATCGTCGCCATCGCGGGCCTGACCAAGGGCACCGTCGCCGACACCTTCTGCGATCCGACCGTTGACGTGCCGCTGCCGGCACAGCCGATCGACCCGCCGACCGTGTCGATGTCCTTCATCGTCAACAACTCCCCGCTCGCGGGCACCGAAGGCGACAAGGTGACGAGCCGCATGATCCGCGACCGTCTCCTGCGCGAGGCCGAAGGCAATGTCGCGCTGCGCGTGGTCGAAGCTTCCGACAAGGACGCGATGGAAGTGTCGGGCCGCGGCGAATTGCAGCTCGCGATCCTGATCGAGACCATGCGCCGCGAAGGCTTTGAGCTCTCGGTGTCGCGTCCGCGCGTCGTCTACCAGAAGGACGAAGCAACCGGCGCCACCATGGAGCCGATCGAGGAAGTCGTGATCGACGTCGACGAGGAGCACTCCGGCGTCGTCGTGCAGAAGATGAGCGAGCGCAAGTCCGAGCTGATCGAGATGAAGCCCTCGGGCGGCAACCGCCAGCGCCTGGTGTTCTACGCGCCGACCCGCGGCCTGATTGGCTATCAGGGCGAACTGCTCACCGACACCCGCGGCACCGCGATCATGAACCGCCTGTTCCACGGCTATGCGCCGTACAAGGGCGAGATCCAGGGTCGTCGCAACGGCGTCTTGATCTCCAACGACCAGGGCGAAGCGGTGGCTTACGCCATGTTCAAGCTGGAGGACCGCGGCCCGATGATGATCGAGCCGGGCTGGAAGGTCTACAAGGGCATGATCGTCGGCGAGCACACCCGCGACAACGACCTCGAGATCAACGTGCTCAAGGGCAAGCAGCTCACCAACATCCGCACGACCTCCAAGGACGAAGCCGTGCGCCTGACCCCGCCGATCCGCATGACGCTGGAAAAGGCGCTCGCCTATATCGAGGACGACGAGCTCGTCGAGGTCACGCCGAAGTCGATCCGCCTGCGCAAAAAGCACCTCGACCCGAACGAGCGCAAGCGCGCGGAGAAGGCCAAGGAAGCTGTGGCGTAA
- a CDS encoding GNAT family N-acetyltransferase, whose translation MSTTLIEVRPAKAADATAVASTHDEAWRSAYQGIIPGAELEKLINRRGPQWWDSAIRKGSRVSVLVFGDKIAGYANYGRNRARSLHFDGEVYELYLRPEFQGLGFGRRLFAAARRDLMQSGLKSMVVWALSDNDPATEFYRALGGRMVARSSERFGPKSLDKVAFAWTN comes from the coding sequence ATGAGCACAACCCTGATCGAGGTCCGGCCGGCCAAAGCTGCAGATGCAACTGCGGTGGCGTCCACTCATGACGAAGCTTGGCGCTCCGCCTATCAGGGCATCATTCCCGGTGCCGAGCTGGAAAAGCTCATCAACCGCCGTGGCCCACAATGGTGGGATAGCGCAATCCGCAAGGGCAGCCGCGTCAGCGTGCTCGTGTTCGGCGACAAGATCGCCGGCTACGCCAATTACGGCCGCAACCGCGCCCGCAGTCTGCATTTCGACGGCGAGGTCTACGAGCTTTATCTGCGTCCGGAATTCCAGGGGCTCGGCTTCGGCCGTCGCCTGTTCGCCGCCGCCCGCCGCGACCTGATGCAGAGCGGGTTGAAGAGCATGGTGGTGTGGGCGCTCTCGGACAACGACCCGGCGACCGAATTCTACCGGGCGCTGGGGGGCCGTATGGTGGCGCGCTCGTCGGAGCGGTTCGGGCCGAAGTCGCTCGACAAGGTTGCCTTCGCTTGGACCAATTGA
- the ppa gene encoding inorganic diphosphatase, with the protein MRIDAISIGKNTPHEVNVVIEVPVGGEPIKYEMDKEAGTLVVDRFLYTPMRYPGNYGFIPHTLSDDGDPCDVLIVNTRAIIPGAVMSVRPVGVLFMEDEAGGDEKILAVPSSKLTQRYDKVKSYSDLPDITLQQIQHFFEHYKDLEKGKWVKILRWGGPEDAHKLILEGMDREKKKKG; encoded by the coding sequence ATGCGTATCGATGCGATCTCGATCGGGAAAAACACGCCTCACGAAGTCAACGTCGTCATCGAAGTCCCCGTGGGCGGCGAACCGATCAAATACGAGATGGACAAGGAGGCCGGCACGCTGGTGGTCGACCGCTTCCTCTACACGCCGATGCGTTACCCCGGTAATTATGGCTTCATCCCGCACACTTTGTCGGATGACGGCGACCCCTGCGACGTCCTGATCGTCAATACCCGCGCCATCATTCCCGGCGCCGTCATGAGCGTGCGCCCGGTTGGCGTGCTGTTCATGGAGGACGAAGCCGGCGGCGACGAGAAGATCCTGGCGGTGCCGTCGTCGAAGCTCACCCAGCGCTATGACAAGGTGAAGTCGTACTCCGACCTGCCCGACATCACGCTGCAGCAGATCCAGCACTTCTTCGAGCACTACAAGGATCTCGAGAAGGGCAAATGGGTGAAGATCCTGCGCTGGGGCGGCCCCGAGGATGCGCACAAGCTGATCCTCGAAGGCATGGATCGCGAGAAGAAGAAGAAGGGCTGA
- a CDS encoding thiol-disulfide oxidoreductase DCC family protein translates to MRKWPDDDVILFDGVCIFCSRWVRFVAKRDTAKLFRFTPIQSDYGTRLARTFGIDPEDPDTNAVVHGGEVFMKSDAALTVLSQLPGWSWVRALFAVPKPLRDFIYSLVARNRYRIFGKYDSCFVPDADLRAQVIE, encoded by the coding sequence ATGCGCAAATGGCCCGATGACGACGTCATCCTGTTCGACGGCGTCTGCATCTTCTGCTCGCGCTGGGTGCGCTTCGTCGCGAAGCGCGACACGGCGAAGCTGTTTCGGTTCACGCCGATCCAGTCGGATTATGGGACCCGCCTCGCGCGGACATTTGGTATCGATCCGGAGGATCCCGACACCAATGCGGTGGTTCATGGCGGCGAGGTATTCATGAAGTCCGACGCCGCGCTGACGGTGCTGTCGCAGCTGCCGGGCTGGAGCTGGGTGCGCGCGCTATTCGCGGTGCCAAAGCCGCTGCGTGATTTCATCTACAGCCTCGTCGCACGCAATCGCTATCGCATCTTCGGGAAGTATGATTCGTGCTTCGTGCCCGATGCTGATTTGCGGGCGCAGGTGATTGAGTAG
- a CDS encoding radical SAM protein, translated as MNAPLRKSRPYIFWGQTQSLCETCLKLVPTKIQIQDNEVWYEKRCREHGVQSTLVSTDAAYWRLCKDFIKPGDRPLQFQQRTEFGCPYDCGLCSDHEQHSCLALIEITEHCNLTCPVCFAESSPTRTKFTPLATVEKMLDALVASEGEPDLVQISGGEPTLHPDFFEILDAVRARPIRHVMINTNGLRIAREKDFVARLAENKRGLEVYLQFDSLQRDALINLRGADLRKIRQQALENLEHYGVSTTLVATIKRGVNEAEIGDIVRHALTWKCVRGVTLQPVQDAGRNENFDKNTDRIMLSEIRKRVIETGVFGDKDMIPLPCNPESISIGYGLRNGEKVLPLTSLIPQEQLVAVMPNTISPEKYPMLREKFVDLFSLSSGPLNTSERVCELLCCLPSFEVPEGLSYENVFRVTIVQFLDRFNFCVGNVKRSCIHFVTEQGAIIPFDTYNLFYRNGKIDGIRTALAAQAREGVLQE; from the coding sequence ATGAACGCGCCGTTGCGTAAGTCGCGTCCCTATATCTTCTGGGGCCAGACCCAATCCCTGTGCGAGACCTGCCTGAAGCTGGTGCCGACCAAGATCCAGATCCAAGACAACGAGGTCTGGTACGAAAAGCGCTGCAGGGAGCACGGCGTCCAATCGACGCTGGTGTCGACGGATGCCGCCTATTGGCGTCTGTGCAAGGATTTCATCAAGCCCGGCGATCGGCCGCTGCAATTCCAGCAGCGCACGGAATTCGGCTGTCCCTATGATTGCGGTCTCTGTTCCGACCACGAGCAGCATTCCTGCCTGGCTCTGATCGAGATCACCGAGCACTGCAATCTCACCTGCCCGGTCTGCTTCGCGGAATCCTCGCCAACACGAACGAAATTCACCCCGCTCGCAACGGTCGAGAAGATGCTGGACGCGCTGGTCGCAAGCGAGGGCGAGCCTGATCTGGTGCAGATTTCCGGCGGCGAGCCGACGCTGCACCCGGATTTCTTCGAGATCCTGGACGCGGTGCGCGCCCGCCCGATCCGCCACGTCATGATCAACACCAACGGCCTGCGCATCGCCCGCGAAAAGGATTTCGTGGCGCGGCTGGCCGAGAACAAGCGCGGGCTGGAGGTCTATCTCCAGTTCGATTCGCTGCAGCGCGATGCGCTGATCAACCTGCGCGGCGCGGATTTGCGCAAGATTCGTCAGCAAGCGCTGGAGAATCTCGAGCATTACGGCGTGTCGACCACGCTGGTCGCGACCATCAAGCGCGGCGTCAACGAGGCCGAGATCGGCGATATCGTCCGCCACGCGCTCACCTGGAAGTGCGTGCGCGGCGTCACGCTGCAGCCGGTGCAGGACGCCGGCCGCAACGAGAATTTCGACAAGAATACCGACCGCATCATGCTGTCGGAGATCCGCAAGCGCGTGATCGAGACCGGCGTGTTCGGCGACAAGGACATGATTCCGCTGCCCTGCAACCCCGAAAGCATCTCGATCGGTTACGGCCTGCGCAATGGCGAGAAGGTGCTGCCGCTGACCTCGCTGATCCCGCAGGAGCAGCTGGTCGCGGTGATGCCCAACACCATCAGCCCGGAGAAATATCCGATGCTGCGCGAGAAATTCGTCGATCTGTTTTCGCTGTCGTCGGGGCCGCTCAACACCAGCGAGCGGGTCTGCGAGCTGCTGTGCTGCCTGCCGAGCTTCGAGGTGCCGGAAGGACTCTCCTACGAGAACGTGTTCCGTGTCACCATCGTGCAGTTTCTCGACCGCTTCAATTTCTGCGTCGGCAACGTCAAGCGCAGCTGCATCCATTTCGTGACGGAGCAGGGCGCGATCATTCCATTCGACACCTACAATCTGTTCTACCGCAACGGCAAGATCGACGGCATCCGCACCGCGCTTGCCGCGCAGGCGAGGGAAGGGGTCTTGCAGGAATGA
- a CDS encoding alkaline phosphatase D family protein, with the protein MDLKFSRRRFLASGAGALGTIAMPYLSRAADRPVVTHGVQSGDVTASGGVVWARTDRPAQMLVEVATTDTFRNARALPPIAALPESDFTAKMLIEDLPGGQDIFYRVRFRDLSHSAVEGEAVVGRFRTAPADRRDVSFVWGGDVAGQGWGINPDDGGMFTFSAMRKHRPDFFLHSGDTIYADGPIASEVKLADGKIWKNVTIPEKAKVAETLDEYRAAHKYNLTDDNIRAFNAEVPIFVQWDDHEVTNNWSLSKELPAAYKERDIALLAARGARAFHEMYPLRESINEPSRVYRQISYSPHLDVFVLDERSYRGPNGPNVETAYGSASYFLGPDQIAWLKRGLLNSRATWKVIASDMPLSLVVPDTPKGGSEAFAQGDGPVRGREFEIADILRFIKMAPISNTVWLTADVHYAAAHYYDPNKAQFQEFEPFWEFVSGPLHAGTFGPNALDNTFGPEVRFVKAPGPDSQNLPPSAGMQFFGHVKIDGASGQMIVTLRDRADVALWSTTLDPKLA; encoded by the coding sequence ATGGACTTGAAATTCTCCCGCCGCCGCTTCCTCGCCTCCGGTGCCGGTGCGCTCGGCACGATCGCGATGCCTTATCTCTCGCGCGCGGCCGATCGGCCCGTGGTCACGCATGGCGTACAGTCGGGCGACGTCACGGCCAGTGGCGGCGTGGTGTGGGCGCGCACCGACCGGCCCGCGCAGATGCTGGTCGAGGTGGCGACGACTGACACGTTCAGGAATGCCCGCGCGCTGCCGCCGATCGCCGCGCTGCCCGAGAGCGACTTCACCGCAAAGATGCTGATCGAAGACTTGCCGGGCGGCCAAGACATCTTTTACCGCGTCCGCTTCCGCGATCTCTCGCACAGCGCGGTCGAGGGCGAGGCGGTCGTCGGCCGTTTCCGCACCGCGCCGGCCGATCGCCGCGATGTCAGCTTCGTTTGGGGCGGTGACGTCGCGGGCCAGGGCTGGGGCATCAATCCCGATGACGGCGGCATGTTCACCTTCTCCGCGATGCGCAAGCACCGGCCGGACTTCTTCCTGCATTCCGGCGATACCATCTATGCCGACGGCCCGATTGCATCCGAAGTGAAGCTCGCCGACGGCAAGATCTGGAAGAACGTCACCATCCCCGAGAAGGCCAAGGTCGCCGAGACGCTGGACGAGTACCGCGCCGCGCACAAATACAATCTCACCGACGACAATATCCGCGCCTTCAATGCCGAAGTGCCGATCTTCGTGCAGTGGGACGACCACGAAGTGACCAACAACTGGTCGCTGTCGAAGGAGTTGCCGGCCGCCTACAAGGAGCGCGACATCGCGCTGCTCGCCGCGCGCGGCGCGCGCGCCTTTCACGAGATGTATCCGCTGCGCGAGAGCATCAATGAGCCCAGCCGGGTCTATCGCCAGATTTCCTACAGCCCGCATCTCGACGTGTTCGTGCTCGACGAGCGCAGCTATCGCGGCCCGAACGGTCCCAATGTCGAGACCGCTTACGGCTCCGCCAGCTATTTTCTCGGCCCGGACCAGATCGCCTGGCTCAAGCGCGGCCTGCTCAATTCGCGAGCGACCTGGAAGGTGATCGCTTCCGACATGCCGCTCAGTCTCGTCGTGCCAGACACGCCGAAGGGTGGCTCGGAAGCATTCGCGCAAGGAGACGGACCGGTGCGCGGCCGCGAGTTCGAGATCGCCGACATCCTGCGCTTCATCAAGATGGCACCGATCAGCAACACGGTGTGGCTGACCGCCGACGTGCACTACGCCGCCGCGCATTATTACGATCCGAACAAGGCGCAATTCCAGGAGTTCGAGCCGTTCTGGGAATTCGTCTCGGGCCCGCTGCATGCAGGCACGTTTGGCCCCAACGCGCTCGACAACACCTTTGGACCCGAGGTGCGCTTCGTCAAGGCGCCGGGCCCGGACAGCCAGAACCTGCCGCCGTCCGCCGGCATGCAGTTCTTCGGTCACGTCAAGATCGACGGCGCCTCGGGCCAGATGATTGTGACCTTACGCGACCGCGCCGACGTCGCGCTGTGGTCGACGACGCTCGATCCGAAGCTTGCGTGA